In Mastigocladopsis repens PCC 10914, a single window of DNA contains:
- the sufD gene encoding Fe-S cluster assembly protein SufD yields the protein MSVLVSPSSVPNSNPVDLASAVLDRDAYLTELLNQVVETRHGASLHWLQELHERAALWVRKSVLPTTRDEEWRFTDLSSLRQVQFNVETLHTTSLQADTLFLPEAANSRLVFVNGVYAPELSAVAGLPDGVVVSNLADLPVETPHGSSLQSRIQQCLAQTEGAHEVFTALNTSGMADVAVVWVAKNVVVETPIHLVFVAAGETPTISLPRCLVVAETGSSVTLVEEYTNRQDAKNAKEEEKRVYFTNTVTEIWVEENAQVSHTRIEQESAEAFHIGKTAVSQARYSRYTCHAVTLGGKLSRHNLEILQTGEQTETTLNGLTMIGGNQVADTHSAIALNYPHGTSQQLHKCIVGDRAHGVFNGKIFVPKPAQLTNAAQLNRNLLLSPKARVDTKPQLEITADNVKCAHGATVSQLEDDQIFYLQSRGIDQNNAQNLLINAFAAEIINQIPVPSLRERLTQTVNSYQSTTND from the coding sequence ATGAGTGTTTTAGTTTCTCCCAGTTCGGTTCCTAATTCAAATCCAGTAGATTTGGCATCTGCTGTGTTGGATAGGGATGCTTATCTGACTGAGTTGTTAAATCAGGTTGTAGAGACGCGCCATGGCGCGTCTCTACATTGGTTGCAGGAGTTACATGAACGCGCCGCGCTTTGGGTACGTAAATCGGTTCTTCCCACCACCCGCGATGAAGAATGGCGCTTTACCGATTTGTCGTCTTTGCGACAGGTGCAATTTAATGTAGAGACGTTGCATACAACGTCTCTACAAGCGGATACGCTATTCTTACCAGAAGCTGCTAACAGTCGCTTGGTGTTTGTCAACGGGGTTTATGCGCCTGAGTTATCAGCTGTTGCAGGTTTGCCAGATGGGGTTGTAGTAAGCAATTTGGCTGATTTGCCTGTCGAGACGCCCCATGGGTCGTCTCTACAATCACGGATACAGCAGTGTTTGGCTCAAACTGAGGGAGCGCATGAAGTGTTCACAGCCCTCAATACTAGTGGGATGGCTGATGTAGCTGTGGTTTGGGTGGCGAAGAATGTGGTGGTGGAAACACCGATTCATTTGGTGTTTGTTGCTGCTGGTGAAACTCCCACGATTTCTCTGCCGCGTTGTTTGGTGGTGGCGGAAACTGGTAGTAGTGTGACGTTGGTGGAAGAGTATACGAACCGCCAAGACGCCAAGAACGCCAAGGAGGAAGAGAAGAGGGTTTACTTTACTAATACGGTGACGGAAATTTGGGTAGAGGAAAATGCTCAGGTAAGTCACACTCGGATTGAGCAAGAAAGCGCAGAGGCTTTCCATATTGGAAAGACGGCTGTTTCTCAAGCTCGTTACAGCCGCTACACTTGTCATGCGGTAACTTTGGGTGGGAAGCTGTCGCGCCACAATTTAGAGATTTTGCAAACTGGTGAGCAAACGGAAACCACCCTCAATGGGTTGACGATGATTGGGGGAAACCAGGTGGCGGATACTCACAGTGCGATCGCTCTTAATTATCCTCACGGTACAAGTCAGCAGTTGCACAAGTGTATTGTAGGCGATCGCGCTCATGGAGTGTTTAACGGCAAAATTTTTGTCCCTAAGCCTGCACAGTTAACAAATGCAGCGCAGTTAAATCGCAACTTACTATTATCGCCTAAAGCTAGGGTTGATACCAAACCCCAATTAGAAATTACCGCAGATAACGTGAAATGCGCTCACGGTGCTACCGTTAGCCAGTTAGAAGATGATCAAATCTTCTACTTGCAAAGTCGGGGTATTGATCAGAACAATGCTCAAAACTTATTAATTAACGCCTTCGCCGCTGAAATCATCAACCAAATACCTGTACCCTCTTTGCGAGAAAGACTCACGCAAACCGTCAACAGTTATCAGTCAACAACCAATGACTAA
- the sufC gene encoding Fe-S cluster assembly ATPase SufC, with amino-acid sequence MIVENSQIVLSVRDLTAEVDGTPILKGVNLEVRLGEIHAIMGPNGSGKSTFSKVLAGHPAYEVTGGEVIFQGQNLLEMEPEERARTGIFLAFQYPLEIPGVSNLDFLRVAYNSRRKAQGLEELDAFDFDDLVEQKLEVVKMNPAFLNRSVNEGFSGGEKKRNEILQMALLEPKLAILDETDSGLDIDALKIVANGVNQLASPENATIMITHYQRLLNYIIPDYVHVMAQGRILTSGGKELALELESRGYDWVLEAAEVGVS; translated from the coding sequence ATGATTGTTGAGAATAGTCAAATTGTGCTGTCAGTACGAGATTTGACAGCTGAAGTTGATGGAACGCCGATTCTTAAGGGTGTGAACCTTGAGGTACGCTTGGGTGAAATCCATGCCATTATGGGACCGAATGGTTCTGGTAAGAGTACTTTTTCTAAGGTTTTGGCTGGACATCCGGCGTATGAAGTGACAGGCGGTGAGGTGATTTTCCAAGGGCAAAACCTGCTGGAAATGGAACCGGAGGAACGCGCTAGAACTGGTATATTTTTGGCGTTTCAGTATCCGTTGGAAATTCCGGGTGTGAGCAATTTGGATTTTTTGCGGGTGGCTTACAATTCGCGCCGTAAGGCGCAGGGTTTAGAGGAATTGGATGCGTTTGATTTTGATGATTTGGTAGAGCAAAAGCTGGAAGTGGTGAAGATGAACCCCGCTTTCCTCAACCGGAGTGTGAATGAAGGTTTCTCCGGTGGTGAGAAGAAGCGTAATGAGATTCTGCAAATGGCGTTGCTGGAACCGAAGTTGGCAATTTTGGATGAAACAGATTCGGGTTTGGATATTGACGCGCTAAAGATTGTGGCGAACGGAGTGAATCAGCTGGCGAGTCCAGAAAATGCCACGATTATGATTACTCACTATCAGCGGTTGCTGAATTATATCATCCCAGATTACGTGCATGTAATGGCTCAGGGACGAATTCTCACCAGTGGCGGTAAGGAATTGGCGCTGGAGTTAGAATCGCGCGGTTATGACTGGGTGTTGGAAGCGGCTGAGGTGGGTGTGTCATGA
- the sufB gene encoding Fe-S cluster assembly protein SufB has product MSATVKTLVNQPYKYGFITNIEADTLPRGLNEDTIRLISAKKNEPEFMLDFRLRAFRQWQKMTEPTWPSVKYPSIDYQDIIYYSAPKQTKQKLNSLDEVDPTLLETFEKLGIPLSEQKRLANVAVDAIFDSVSIGTTFKEKLLKDGVIFCSISEALQEYPELVQKYLGSVVPPADNYFAALNAAVFSDGSFVYIPKGVKCPMELSTYFRINNGDTGQFERTLIVAEEGSYVSYLEGCTAPMYDSNQLHAAVVELVALDNAEIKYSTVQNWYAGDANGKGGIYNFVTKRGLCQGVNSKISWTQVETGSAITWKYPSCVLVGDNSVGEFYSVALTNNMQQADTGTKMIHVGKNTRSTIISKGISAGNSSNSYRGLVKINPKAQGARNYSQCDSMLIGDNAHANTFPYIQVQNHTAKVEHEASTSKIGEDQLFYFAQRGISSEDAISMMISGFCKDVFNQLPMEFAVEADKLLSLKLEGSVG; this is encoded by the coding sequence ATGAGTGCCACTGTCAAAACCTTAGTCAACCAGCCATACAAGTACGGCTTTATCACCAATATTGAAGCCGATACCCTTCCGCGTGGACTCAATGAGGATACTATCCGCTTAATCTCCGCCAAGAAAAACGAGCCGGAGTTCATGTTGGATTTTCGCCTGAGAGCTTTTCGCCAGTGGCAAAAGATGACAGAACCAACTTGGCCCAGCGTTAAGTATCCTTCTATTGACTATCAGGATATCATTTACTACTCAGCACCGAAGCAAACAAAACAGAAGCTTAACAGCTTGGACGAAGTTGATCCAACTTTGTTAGAGACTTTTGAGAAGCTGGGTATTCCCTTGTCAGAACAAAAGCGGCTGGCGAATGTCGCCGTTGATGCAATTTTTGATAGCGTTTCCATCGGTACCACCTTTAAAGAAAAGCTCCTTAAAGATGGTGTCATTTTCTGCTCAATTTCTGAAGCATTGCAGGAATATCCAGAATTGGTGCAGAAGTACTTAGGTAGCGTTGTCCCACCAGCAGATAACTACTTTGCTGCTCTGAATGCAGCCGTATTTAGCGATGGCTCATTTGTCTATATTCCCAAAGGCGTAAAATGCCCGATGGAACTGTCTACCTACTTCCGTATTAACAACGGCGACACTGGACAATTTGAGCGGACACTGATTGTTGCTGAAGAAGGTAGCTATGTTTCCTACCTGGAAGGCTGCACCGCACCCATGTACGACAGCAACCAGCTACACGCCGCTGTGGTAGAACTCGTCGCCCTCGACAACGCCGAAATTAAATATTCCACAGTCCAGAACTGGTACGCTGGAGATGCTAACGGCAAAGGCGGTATCTATAACTTCGTCACCAAGCGTGGTTTGTGTCAAGGTGTGAATTCCAAGATTTCCTGGACACAGGTAGAAACTGGTTCTGCTATCACCTGGAAGTATCCCAGCTGCGTGCTGGTGGGTGATAACTCCGTGGGTGAATTCTACTCGGTGGCGCTGACAAATAATATGCAGCAAGCTGATACCGGTACAAAGATGATTCATGTTGGCAAGAACACTCGCAGCACGATTATTTCTAAAGGAATTTCTGCTGGTAACTCGAGTAACAGCTACCGGGGTTTGGTGAAAATCAACCCGAAAGCACAAGGGGCGCGGAACTATTCCCAATGCGACTCTATGCTGATTGGGGATAATGCCCATGCGAATACTTTCCCTTATATTCAGGTACAAAATCATACCGCCAAGGTGGAGCATGAAGCTTCCACTTCCAAAATTGGGGAAGACCAATTATTCTACTTCGCACAGCGGGGCATTTCTTCAGAAGATGCCATTTCGATGATGATTAGCGGCTTCTGTAAGGATGTGTTTAATCAGCTACCGATGGAGTTTGCGGTGGAAGCTGATAAGCTGCTGAGTCTGAAGTTAGAAGGTAGTGTTGGTTAA
- the sufR gene encoding iron-sulfur cluster biosynthesis transcriptional regulator SufR, with amino-acid sequence MVTTQQSSTKQDILEYLLKHSQATAFELAQTLDISPQAIRRHLKDLEAKQLICVSLSVEGGMGRPQHIYQLTRQGREYFRQEVADSYGQFAVSLLDTLAETVGRDQVISILRKQWERKAQEYRERLGNVSLSQRVATLVELRKAEGFMAECHPVESSESSKGDRFILTEHNCAISNVAESFPSICGHELEMFAAVLPDCTVERTHWIINGEHRCGYLVQERKNRP; translated from the coding sequence ATGGTGACTACCCAGCAGTCCTCAACCAAGCAAGACATCTTAGAATATCTCCTGAAACACTCGCAGGCTACAGCTTTTGAGCTTGCACAGACTCTTGACATTAGCCCTCAAGCAATTCGTCGTCATCTTAAGGATTTAGAGGCAAAGCAATTGATTTGTGTTTCTTTATCAGTGGAAGGGGGGATGGGGCGTCCTCAGCATATCTATCAATTGACTCGTCAGGGACGCGAGTACTTTCGGCAAGAAGTGGCTGATAGCTACGGTCAATTTGCTGTTTCTCTATTGGATACATTAGCAGAAACAGTAGGACGCGACCAAGTCATTTCAATTTTACGAAAGCAGTGGGAGCGCAAGGCACAAGAATATCGAGAACGCTTGGGAAACGTTTCGCTATCACAGAGGGTAGCAACTTTAGTGGAATTGAGAAAAGCCGAAGGTTTCATGGCTGAGTGTCACCCAGTAGAATCAAGTGAGTCATCAAAAGGTGACCGATTTATCTTAACTGAACACAATTGCGCGATTTCTAATGTTGCAGAGTCTTTCCCCAGTATCTGCGGTCATGAATTAGAAATGTTTGCCGCAGTTTTACCAGATTGTACTGTAGAGCGTACCCACTGGATTATCAACGGTGAACATCGGTGTGGCTATTTAGTCCAAGAGCGAAAAAACAGACCTTAA
- a CDS encoding YbjQ family protein → MILTTTDVIQGAIVQSYLGIVTAEVVYGSNFLRDFFASIRDVIGGRTGSYERLFEEGQRKALEELERRALRLGADAVVGIEVDTGTINVDQSGILVLITATGTAVKLRP, encoded by the coding sequence ATGATTTTAACTACAACCGATGTGATTCAAGGAGCTATCGTTCAGTCATATCTAGGGATTGTGACGGCGGAAGTTGTCTACGGCAGCAATTTCCTGCGAGATTTTTTTGCTAGTATCCGTGATGTTATTGGTGGACGCACAGGCAGCTATGAACGCCTGTTTGAAGAGGGTCAACGCAAGGCTTTAGAAGAATTAGAGCGACGGGCACTACGTTTAGGAGCAGATGCTGTAGTCGGCATTGAAGTTGATACTGGCACAATCAACGTTGACCAATCAGGTATTCTCGTACTGATTACTGCTACAGGCACTGCTGTGAAGCTGCGTCCTTGA
- a CDS encoding tetratricopeptide repeat protein: MPLVAQAQEAVPQQQSSQELKELLDEGRRLLDSGDYNGAIAVYQRAAALEPRNATIYSGIGYLYALQGNFPAALQAYRRAVTLNPNNSDYQYALGYVSGNLGDNKGAKEAYRRAIQVNRSNVNAYIGLATVLLRLGENENVKWAYEQAANLDPRNPQIYELRGNILMKQGKSKEAIAVFQQARDLYEKQGKQDSVARVEAVLRTLGV, encoded by the coding sequence ATGCCTTTGGTTGCTCAGGCTCAAGAAGCAGTACCACAACAGCAAAGCAGCCAGGAGTTAAAGGAACTCTTGGACGAAGGGCGGAGGCTGTTAGATAGCGGTGATTACAATGGGGCGATCGCCGTCTATCAAAGAGCAGCTGCTCTCGAACCAAGAAACGCCACAATTTATTCTGGCATTGGCTACCTCTATGCTCTACAAGGAAATTTTCCGGCAGCACTACAGGCTTACCGTCGTGCTGTTACCCTTAATCCTAACAATAGCGATTATCAGTATGCTTTGGGTTATGTCAGTGGCAATTTGGGAGACAACAAGGGAGCAAAGGAAGCGTACCGTCGTGCAATACAAGTTAACCGGAGTAACGTCAACGCTTATATAGGGTTGGCGACAGTCCTGTTACGTTTGGGAGAGAACGAAAATGTGAAATGGGCATACGAACAAGCTGCAAACCTAGACCCTAGAAATCCCCAAATCTATGAGTTACGGGGTAATATCTTAATGAAGCAGGGCAAATCAAAAGAAGCAATTGCAGTGTTTCAACAAGCTCGGGATTTGTACGAAAAGCAGGGCAAGCAGGACAGCGTAGCCAGGGTAGAAGCCGTACTGCGAACTTTGGGGGTGTAA
- a CDS encoding ABC transporter ATP-binding protein, translating into MTVAVYLEKVSKIYNQVPVVNDLSFTINAGEMFGLLGPNGAGKSTTIRMLTTLTKPTQGRIEVSGYDVVHQSILAKQSIGVVLQQISVDSDLTVWENMELHGRLHHIANPQRQRLINQWLEYVELATRRDDLVKTLSGGMKRRLQIARALLHQPQILFLDEPTVGLDPQTRRRLWEIIRDLNKQGMTMLLTTHYMDEVEYLCNRIGIMDGGRLISLGTLQQLRSAHGEGLVMKQVEDRWEYLFFPSLEDANFYLNQQEDKTGMMVRPSNLEDIFVELTGRKLD; encoded by the coding sequence ATGACTGTTGCTGTTTACCTAGAAAAGGTCTCCAAAATTTACAATCAGGTTCCCGTGGTGAATGACCTCTCATTCACTATTAATGCGGGAGAAATGTTTGGTCTACTTGGTCCGAATGGTGCGGGTAAATCTACCACAATTCGGATGTTGACTACACTGACGAAACCAACTCAGGGACGGATAGAAGTATCTGGATATGATGTGGTACACCAATCCATATTAGCAAAGCAGTCTATCGGCGTGGTGTTGCAACAAATTAGTGTGGATAGTGATTTAACAGTATGGGAAAATATGGAGCTGCACGGAAGGTTACATCACATTGCCAACCCTCAGCGACAGCGACTGATTAATCAATGGCTAGAGTATGTTGAACTTGCAACCAGACGCGATGACTTGGTAAAAACCTTGTCTGGGGGTATGAAGCGACGGCTACAAATAGCGAGAGCTTTGTTGCATCAACCGCAAATTCTGTTTTTAGATGAACCAACAGTGGGACTAGACCCCCAAACAAGGCGACGGCTTTGGGAAATTATTCGGGATTTAAACAAGCAAGGGATGACGATGCTACTCACGACTCATTATATGGATGAAGTCGAGTATTTGTGTAATCGCATCGGCATTATGGATGGTGGTAGATTAATTTCTCTTGGTACGTTACAACAATTGCGCTCCGCTCATGGCGAAGGTTTGGTGATGAAGCAAGTCGAGGATCGTTGGGAATATCTGTTTTTCCCAAGTTTGGAAGATGCTAACTTCTACCTGAATCAACAAGAAGATAAAACAGGAATGATGGTACGTCCCTCTAACCTGGAAGATATTTTCGTTGAACTAACCGGACGTAAGCTGGACTAA
- a CDS encoding sensor histidine kinase: MSIRATYLKLPVAAKLLFPLLSVFLGLWTVWTVGSFSFFRGYLQQSLRQKTEDLSLLVLEDLKQKQELLRLQARWVADRNDVSQAVASRNKTLLLQTLLPVQATLKLNQIKVVDTDGSVLVDLRQGAVSQAKLQDEKVSRAASIGMEFSDVVSAQGVAPSVLVGLISIKSQKEVLGGVIVGSELNNELLNQIRGSTDIHLVAFEDSQIIASTLPKAFHATWLPPTPESPPLRLTIAKEGYIAKTVVLTGVSGTTAKVVLLTSVASWERAEQRLWLSIGGFCLLGQAIALGVGIWVTRLLTRRIQTLTNATQQLADGDFTTRIKVDSNDEIGILAQGFNFMAEQLTARDQQINFQMQQLESTLQKLKQTQAQLVQSEKMSSLGQMVAGIAHEINNPTSFIHGNLTYLREYTQDLLQLVQLYQQHYPNPAPEIQEEIATIELNFLQEDLLKLLNSMEVGSDRIREIVLSLRNFSRLDQAEFKKVNLHEGIDSTLMILTNRFKAHPAHPKIKVIKEYGQLPLVECYPGQLNQVFMNILVNAIDALEEMGRWDDRAIRSKEKIPIQKFKIQNPEIRITTQALDKDWIAIYIADNGLGMTEEICSKLFDPFFTTKPVGKGTGLGLSISYQIVVEKHGGKLECYSEPGQGTVFVIQIPIGQVKSVDIIALAVQT; this comes from the coding sequence GTGTCAATCCGAGCGACTTACTTAAAACTCCCTGTCGCAGCGAAGCTGCTGTTTCCCTTGCTGTCTGTGTTTCTCGGCTTATGGACGGTATGGACAGTGGGGTCGTTCAGTTTTTTTAGGGGGTATCTGCAACAAAGTCTACGACAAAAAACTGAGGACTTATCCTTGTTGGTGTTAGAGGATTTGAAGCAGAAACAAGAATTGCTGCGCTTGCAGGCAAGGTGGGTGGCAGACCGAAATGATGTTTCCCAAGCAGTCGCCTCAAGAAACAAAACGTTGCTTCTTCAAACTTTACTGCCCGTGCAAGCGACTTTGAAACTGAATCAGATTAAGGTTGTAGATACCGATGGCTCAGTACTGGTTGATTTACGACAAGGGGCAGTTAGTCAAGCTAAGTTGCAAGACGAGAAAGTCAGCCGAGCAGCAAGCATCGGTATGGAGTTCTCCGATGTGGTATCCGCACAGGGGGTGGCTCCATCAGTTCTAGTGGGGTTGATCTCGATTAAATCCCAAAAGGAGGTTTTGGGTGGAGTGATTGTAGGTTCAGAGCTTAATAACGAGCTACTCAATCAAATCCGTGGCAGTACGGATATTCATCTCGTTGCCTTTGAGGATTCTCAGATCATTGCTTCCACCTTACCCAAGGCTTTTCATGCTACCTGGCTGCCACCAACACCAGAATCACCGCCGCTGCGCTTAACTATTGCCAAAGAGGGCTATATCGCTAAAACTGTCGTGCTGACTGGGGTTAGCGGCACGACAGCTAAAGTCGTGTTGCTGACCTCAGTTGCATCTTGGGAGCGGGCAGAACAAAGACTATGGCTGAGTATCGGTGGTTTTTGTTTGCTAGGACAGGCGATCGCTCTTGGGGTCGGCATATGGGTGACACGCTTGCTCACCCGTCGTATTCAGACTTTGACCAACGCCACTCAACAGTTAGCTGACGGCGACTTCACCACCAGAATCAAGGTCGATAGCAATGACGAGATTGGTATCCTAGCTCAAGGTTTCAATTTTATGGCAGAGCAATTAACGGCTCGCGACCAACAAATCAACTTCCAGATGCAACAGCTAGAAAGTACCCTGCAAAAGCTAAAGCAGACCCAAGCTCAATTGGTACAAAGCGAAAAAATGTCCAGTCTCGGTCAGATGGTTGCTGGTATCGCCCACGAAATTAATAACCCCACGAGCTTTATTCATGGCAATCTTACTTACCTTCGTGAATACACTCAAGACTTACTGCAACTGGTGCAACTCTATCAACAGCACTATCCCAATCCTGCGCCGGAAATCCAGGAAGAAATTGCAACGATTGAGTTAAATTTCTTGCAAGAAGACTTACTCAAACTCCTCAATTCAATGGAGGTGGGAAGCGATCGCATCAGGGAGATTGTCCTGTCACTGAGAAATTTCTCTCGCCTTGATCAAGCGGAATTCAAAAAAGTTAACCTCCACGAAGGTATTGACAGTACGCTCATGATTCTCACCAACCGTTTTAAAGCTCATCCAGCGCATCCAAAAATCAAAGTCATCAAAGAATATGGGCAACTTCCCTTAGTTGAGTGCTACCCCGGTCAACTCAATCAGGTGTTTATGAATATTTTAGTGAATGCTATTGATGCTTTGGAAGAAATGGGAAGATGGGACGATAGGGCGATAAGGAGCAAGGAAAAAATCCCAATCCAAAAATTTAAAATCCAAAATCCAGAGATTCGCATTACCACCCAAGCTCTTGACAAGGACTGGATAGCGATTTACATTGCCGATAATGGTCTAGGAATGACTGAGGAAATTTGTTCCAAGCTGTTTGACCCCTTCTTTACAACGAAACCAGTAGGCAAAGGTACAGGACTGGGGTTATCTATTAGTTACCAGATTGTAGTGGAAAAACACGGTGGCAAATTAGAGTGTTATTCAGAACCAGGACAGGGCACTGTATTTGTAATTCAGATTCCTATAGGACAGGTGAAATCTGTCGATATTATTGCACTGGCTGTGCAAACGTAA
- a CDS encoding substrate-binding domain-containing protein, whose protein sequence is MKLNILEVLATLGMSIALGGLSGCTTNTSSNASTNTPADTQAQPEIKIGGSGSTYPAMKILANAYIAKVQNTKFTFLPPNQSESAIAGVKDGVLEVASISKQLKPEENDGTLQYQETAKDALLVATHPSVKGVTNLTTANLKAIYSGAIKNWKEIGGPDAKIIVLDRPEDESAKRLLRKHYLGKDLKNSQTAVILREENDLMTALQNTPYSIGAFSLAYAISNQLPVNRLNLNGVEPTLENVQAGKYQMVRTIGTISKKTTSLAAQGFIDFAKSEQGAEALRKSGFVPSMQK, encoded by the coding sequence ATGAAGCTGAATATCTTAGAGGTATTAGCAACACTGGGCATGAGCATCGCTTTAGGGGGATTATCTGGCTGTACAACCAACACTAGCAGCAACGCTAGTACTAACACTCCAGCAGACACCCAAGCGCAGCCAGAAATTAAGATTGGTGGTTCAGGTAGTACTTACCCGGCTATGAAAATACTAGCTAATGCCTACATAGCCAAAGTTCAAAACACTAAATTTACTTTTCTTCCACCGAATCAATCAGAAAGTGCTATTGCTGGGGTCAAAGACGGAGTACTCGAAGTTGCTAGTATCAGCAAGCAATTAAAGCCAGAGGAGAATGACGGCACACTACAGTATCAAGAAACTGCCAAAGATGCCCTCTTAGTAGCCACTCATCCCAGTGTCAAAGGAGTTACCAATTTGACAACCGCAAATCTGAAGGCAATCTACAGCGGTGCAATCAAGAATTGGAAGGAGATAGGCGGTCCCGATGCCAAGATTATCGTGTTAGACCGACCAGAAGATGAGTCAGCCAAGCGTCTTTTGCGGAAACACTACCTGGGTAAAGATTTGAAAAATTCGCAGACAGCAGTCATCCTTCGCGAAGAAAATGATTTGATGACTGCGCTCCAGAATACACCTTACAGCATTGGGGCTTTTTCTTTAGCATACGCCATTTCTAACCAACTGCCAGTAAACCGCCTCAACCTCAACGGCGTAGAACCTACTTTAGAAAATGTACAGGCGGGCAAGTATCAAATGGTTCGTACTATCGGTACTATCTCGAAAAAGACGACTTCCCTTGCAGCCCAAGGATTTATCGACTTCGCCAAGAGCGAACAAGGAGCCGAGGCGCTACGTAAGTCCGGCTTTGTGCCATCCATGCAAAAGTGA